From the Solanum stenotomum isolate F172 chromosome 4, ASM1918654v1, whole genome shotgun sequence genome, one window contains:
- the LOC125861373 gene encoding F-box/kelch-repeat protein At3g06240-like → MDVDGAMGIHLPQDIITEIFSRLPVRSLFRFKCLSKFWMTFISEPYFVMKHFNHAWRNQNSQKIRLVNQNLSFQYCSSLTSYLSSVQLVDDVQQELDWPSSDKPRSCKIYCCYNGLALLGINEYKYLGDIKLLLWNPSTRESIILPQTGFLVALDFTCGLGYGSTSDDYKILKVGHQSCSELLSLKSGSWRKIGKHPSGIYPLRSSTMDSLAFLHGAFHWLGLSLEYVVSLDISKEVYTEIPLPDGMFMVSDVGHIQHGVSVLGGMLCVHSTQSHPWNYNFKFWVLKDYGVKEPWNQLFNIRSTYLYAIIPEYMFSDGEVLLRCRHLGRGCVFQTSKELSGLWLRSAPEDMDDGFVYTESLISPKLLA, encoded by the coding sequence ATGGATGTTGATGGCGCTATGGGAATTCACTTGCCGCAAGATATAATTACGGAAATCTTTAGCAGGCTACCTGTGCGGTCTCTTTTTCGATTCAAATGTCTTTCAAAGTTTTGGATGACGTTCATCTCAGAACCTTACTTTGTGATGAAGCATTTCAATCATGCTTGGAGAAaccaaaattcccaaaaaaTTCGTCTTGTTAACCAAAACCTTTCCTTCCAATATTGTTCTTCTTTGACATCTTATTTATCGTCAGTTCAACTGGTAGACGATGTACAACAAGAACTTGATTGGCCTTCTAGCGATAAACCAAGGAGTTGCAAAATATATTGTTGTTACAATGGGTTGGCTCTTTTGGGGATTAATGAATATAAATATCTTGGTGACATCAAACTTTTGCTATGGAACCCCTCCACGAGAGAATCAATAATACTTCCTCAAACAGGATTTTTAGTGGCATTAGATTTTACTTGCGGATTGGGATATGGCTCAACTAGTGATGACTATAAGATCCTTAAAGTTGGTCACCAATCATGCAGTGAACTTCTCTCACTAAAAAGTGGTTCCTGGAGAAAAATTGGTAAACATCCTTCTGGCATTTACCCCTTGAGGTCATCTACTATGGACTCTCTGGCATTTTTACATGGGGCATTTCATTGGCTTGGTTTGTCACTAGAGTATGTGGTTTCATTGGATATTTCAAAAGAGGTGTACACAGAAATACCGTTGCCTGATGGGATGTTCATGGTTTCCGACGTTGGTCACATCCAACATGGTGTTTCAGTATTAGGAGGAATGCTTTGTGTTCATTCTACTCAATCTCATCCGTGGAAttacaatttcaaattttgggtATTGAAAGACTATGGTGTCAAGGAACCTTGGAATCAATTGTTTAATATACGAAGTACCTATCTCTATGCAATCATACCGGAATACATGTTTTCAGATGGTGAAGTGTTACTCCGTTGCAGACATTTGGGACGTGGCTGTGTTTTTCAGACATCCAAAGAATTATCTGGTTTATGGCTTCGATCTGCTCCGGAAGATATGGATGATGGATTTGTCTATACAGAAAGCTTGATCTCACCAAAATTACTTGCTTAG